In Posidoniimonas polymericola, one genomic interval encodes:
- a CDS encoding membrane or secreted protein produces MRRFPRTQRRRQLSLSGSLAVAIACCTGCGAGTRMPSLFHPGTAGQQQYDAIYHDPYPLNDVAPEIVGGRPREYQREVPQVTRGRLFRAPQASSNAY; encoded by the coding sequence GTGCGTCGCTTCCCCCGAACCCAACGCCGCCGTCAGCTGTCACTCAGCGGGTCGCTGGCTGTCGCGATCGCCTGCTGCACGGGCTGTGGGGCCGGCACGCGGATGCCCAGCCTGTTCCACCCCGGCACCGCTGGCCAGCAGCAGTACGACGCCATCTACCACGACCCTTACCCGCTCAACGACGTCGCCCCCGAGATCGTCGGCGGCCGTCCGCGTGAGTACCAGCGTGAGGTGCCGCAGGTCACGCGGGGCAGGCTGTTCCGAGCTCCGCAGGCCAGCTCCAACGCTTATTAG
- a CDS encoding tyrosine-type recombinase/integrase — MHAIKVHVVSKGRKYLYMRFRCPLTGEEETRSTGETSPKEAAKAAAKWEAELQEGRYRKSAAMAWDQFREFYTDNWLVTLAPGTAVNYCATLNKFEEHCKPKRLGDLTTPRVTAFAAKLREAKCRPATIARHLRCLKAVSNWAHGEKLLAAVPTFKMPKRVAGAKLMRGRPITLEEFERMLQKVAENAPDEALWTFYLRGLWLSGLRLSESLTLSWDAKPGAIVVDLSGAYPMLRIPAEAEKGHRDRILPITPDFAELLQRVPDPQRRGRVFKVEGNRTKVGSTVSAIGKAAGVVVDDTDGKRKFASAHDLRRAFGARWSRKVMPTVLRELMRHSSITTTMGYYVGDDAEATAKALWEAQGDTLGDTSQNRALQKSGENRRKSLHSQ, encoded by the coding sequence ATGCACGCAATCAAGGTGCACGTGGTCAGCAAGGGCCGCAAGTACCTCTACATGCGGTTCCGGTGCCCGCTGACCGGGGAGGAAGAGACCCGCAGCACCGGCGAGACCAGCCCCAAGGAGGCCGCCAAGGCCGCCGCGAAGTGGGAGGCCGAGCTACAGGAAGGACGCTACCGAAAGTCGGCGGCAATGGCGTGGGACCAGTTTCGCGAGTTCTACACCGACAATTGGCTGGTGACTCTCGCGCCCGGTACCGCGGTCAACTACTGCGCGACGCTCAACAAGTTCGAGGAGCACTGCAAACCGAAGCGGCTGGGCGACCTCACGACCCCCAGGGTGACCGCGTTCGCCGCCAAGTTGCGGGAGGCCAAATGTCGGCCAGCGACGATTGCCAGGCACCTGCGTTGCCTGAAGGCCGTCAGCAACTGGGCCCACGGCGAGAAGCTGCTCGCCGCGGTCCCCACCTTCAAGATGCCCAAGCGCGTCGCCGGCGCCAAACTCATGCGGGGGCGCCCGATCACGCTCGAGGAGTTCGAGCGGATGCTGCAGAAGGTCGCCGAGAACGCCCCCGACGAGGCTCTGTGGACGTTCTACCTGCGGGGGCTGTGGTTGTCTGGCTTGCGGCTTAGCGAGTCTCTGACGCTCTCCTGGGACGCCAAGCCGGGGGCGATCGTGGTCGACCTGTCCGGCGCCTACCCGATGCTGAGGATCCCTGCAGAGGCCGAGAAGGGGCACCGAGACCGAATCCTGCCGATCACCCCAGACTTTGCCGAGCTGCTGCAGAGGGTCCCGGACCCGCAGCGGCGTGGCCGAGTCTTCAAGGTGGAGGGCAACCGCACGAAGGTAGGCAGCACCGTGTCGGCGATCGGCAAGGCGGCCGGCGTGGTGGTGGACGATACCGACGGGAAGCGGAAGTTCGCATCGGCGCACGACCTGCGTCGCGCGTTTGGGGCCCGCTGGTCCCGCAAGGTGATGCCGACCGTACTACGCGAGCTGATGCGGCACTCGAGCATCACCACAACGATGGGCTACTACGTCGGCGACGACGCGGAAGCGACCGCCAAGGCCCTGTGGGAGGCCCAGGGGGACACTTTGGGGGACACTTCGCAAAATCGAGCGTTGCAGAAGAGCGGCGAAAATCGCCGCAAGTCGTTGCACAGTCAATAG
- a CDS encoding lipoate--protein ligase family protein, whose translation MRLACGLRNDSPADGAWNMALDEALLNLAAEQGVATLRLYQWTPATLSLGYFQSESDRASHEQSTGCPVVRRHSGGGAIVHDRELTYSLAVPPVLVYSRDPYALYFAAHETLRDTLQQDFSPPAGVAVELCQPPPSRPRSEDPFLCFLRRSVGDLLIRSAAAGLPETVDQCHKVGGSSQRKRQGAILQHGSILLQASPRAPELPGIEELIGQEITAGGLAEAWLPRLSSRLSLELHTSECPQTKLEEEAQGILASKFGSDAWTYRR comes from the coding sequence ATGCGTCTGGCGTGCGGCCTGCGGAACGATTCCCCTGCCGACGGGGCGTGGAACATGGCGCTCGACGAGGCCCTGCTCAATCTGGCCGCCGAGCAGGGAGTCGCCACGCTCAGGCTTTATCAGTGGACGCCCGCAACGTTGTCGCTCGGCTACTTTCAGAGCGAGTCCGATCGCGCCTCGCACGAGCAAAGCACCGGATGCCCGGTGGTCCGCAGGCATAGCGGCGGGGGTGCGATCGTTCACGATCGCGAGCTGACGTACAGCTTGGCGGTCCCGCCAGTGCTGGTATACTCCCGCGACCCCTACGCCCTCTATTTCGCCGCGCACGAAACCTTACGGGATACTCTGCAGCAGGACTTCTCACCGCCCGCGGGAGTTGCGGTCGAGCTGTGCCAGCCGCCGCCGTCGCGGCCGCGGTCGGAAGACCCCTTCCTCTGCTTTCTTCGTCGCTCAGTCGGCGACCTGCTGATCCGCTCCGCGGCGGCGGGGCTGCCGGAAACGGTCGACCAATGCCACAAAGTGGGAGGGAGCAGTCAGCGGAAGCGTCAGGGGGCTATTCTCCAGCACGGCAGTATTCTGCTGCAGGCCTCTCCGCGAGCGCCCGAACTCCCTGGTATCGAAGAACTTATCGGTCAGGAGATCACAGCCGGTGGGCTGGCCGAGGCTTGGCTGCCTCGGTTATCTAGCAGACTATCGCTCGAACTCCACACTTCAGAGTGTCCCCAGACTAAGCTTGAAGAGGAGGCTCAGGGGATTTTGGCAAGCAAGTTCGGGAGCGACGCCTGGACCTACCGGCGCTAA
- a CDS encoding tetratricopeptide repeat protein: MLSNCQNPRPWAAPALLLSLVCLSGCNTVNSQANNAEGVRLYTQGAYDQAAAKFQEAIATNPDSPDGYYNLAASLHKAGSMYQRPEDIKQAEVLYNQCLERNPNHVECYRGLAVLLSETNRRESAFRLLNNWSSASPQNPNPRIELARLLEETGQLEQAKAQLIAALEVAPTDARAFTALGRLRDQAGDYQQALANYQRSLSINGAQPQVAARVAALQAATGTAGSLAPGTDPSRVANQYQSTVRY, from the coding sequence GTGCTCTCAAACTGCCAAAACCCGCGCCCCTGGGCCGCCCCCGCCCTGCTGCTCTCGCTCGTCTGCCTGAGCGGCTGCAACACGGTCAACAGCCAAGCCAATAATGCCGAGGGCGTGCGGCTCTACACGCAGGGGGCTTACGACCAGGCGGCCGCCAAGTTCCAAGAGGCGATCGCCACCAACCCCGACTCCCCCGACGGCTACTACAACCTGGCCGCCTCGCTCCACAAAGCGGGCTCGATGTACCAGCGCCCCGAGGACATCAAGCAGGCCGAGGTGCTCTACAATCAGTGCCTCGAACGCAACCCGAACCACGTCGAGTGCTACCGCGGCCTGGCCGTGCTGCTCAGCGAGACCAACCGCCGCGAGTCGGCCTTCCGCCTGCTCAACAACTGGAGCTCCGCCAGCCCGCAGAACCCGAACCCGCGGATCGAGCTCGCCCGACTCCTCGAGGAGACCGGCCAGCTCGAGCAGGCCAAGGCCCAGCTGATCGCCGCGCTGGAGGTCGCCCCGACCGACGCGCGGGCGTTCACGGCGCTCGGCCGGCTGCGGGACCAGGCGGGCGACTACCAGCAGGCGCTCGCCAACTACCAGCGCTCGCTCTCGATCAACGGCGCCCAGCCGCAGGTCGCGGCGCGGGTCGCCGCGCTGCAGGCCGCCACCGGAACGGCCGGTTCGCTGGCGCCCGGGACCGACCCTTCGCGGGTCGCCAACCAGTACCAGTCTACGGTCCGCTACTAA
- a CDS encoding FHA domain-containing protein, protein MKLKVLAGAKEGTEIPLKRSKFLIGRSSECTLRAGSDAISRRHCVVLTRESGVSVRDLGSRNGTLVNGERIESETPLSIGDRLKVGPLEFEMIAAGAELKSAKKPPVKSVAEAVDRAANQAAGDVAEDDISNWLLGGDPTSSVSMRETMSFRVDETRSSKIAAPAGEAATDADAEDVLAEGGEEAEHDSGSDKKDKKDKKRFGKLPELPKKPGTKDSREAAADILREMSRRR, encoded by the coding sequence ATGAAGTTGAAAGTCTTGGCGGGCGCTAAGGAGGGAACCGAGATCCCATTGAAGCGATCGAAGTTCCTGATTGGGCGCTCCAGTGAATGTACGTTGCGAGCGGGCAGCGACGCTATTAGCCGTCGGCACTGTGTCGTGCTGACGCGTGAGAGCGGCGTAAGCGTGCGCGACCTCGGCAGCCGGAACGGAACACTCGTCAACGGCGAGCGTATCGAGTCCGAGACGCCGCTCAGTATCGGCGACCGGCTGAAGGTCGGTCCGCTTGAGTTCGAAATGATCGCCGCCGGCGCCGAGCTCAAGTCGGCGAAGAAGCCGCCGGTAAAGAGTGTCGCCGAGGCGGTAGACCGCGCCGCGAATCAGGCTGCTGGCGACGTCGCGGAAGACGACATCAGCAACTGGCTGCTGGGCGGCGACCCGACGTCGTCGGTCTCAATGCGCGAGACGATGAGCTTCCGCGTCGACGAGACCCGGTCGTCGAAGATCGCTGCTCCCGCCGGAGAAGCCGCAACGGACGCCGACGCTGAAGATGTCTTGGCGGAGGGCGGCGAAGAAGCCGAACACGACAGCGGCAGTGACAAGAAGGACAAGAAAGACAAGAAGCGCTTCGGCAAGCTGCCCGAGCTCCCTAAGAAGCCGGGCACAAAGGACAGCCGGGAAGCCGCGGCGGATATCCTTCGCGAGATGTCGCGGCGACGTTAA
- the gcvPB gene encoding aminomethyl-transferring glycine dehydrogenase subunit GcvPB, with protein MKNTRDTQLLFELSKPGRRATRLPVCDVPESRVADLLPSSMLAENLPALPELSEPAVVRHFVNLSTQNMSVDTHFYPLGSCTMKHNPKRNERAAALSGMADVHPYQPTESLQGMLRLLYEMQQYLSEISGLPACSLQPAAGAHGELAALWVAAAYYRDRGEARTKVLVPDSAHGTNPASAVMAGFQTVTVKTLPTGAVDMDDFHSKLDDQIAVFMITNPNTVGVFEPSMRAIADAVHAKGGLIYLDGANMNAVLGVARPGDFGADMQHYNPHKTFSGPHGGGGPGAGPICVSEALAPYLPTPLVVKQGDAYALEFDRPKSIGRVRSFFANTGVLVRAYCYIRAHGPDGLRRVSDMAVLNANYLLSKVKHFLPVPQGDRCMHEFVATGAKLKAEKGVSAMDVAKRLLDYGYHAPTVYFPLTVKEAIMVEPTETESKETLDHFAETLFRITEEDPELLHDAPHTTTISRPDEVQAARQPVMCYCG; from the coding sequence ATGAAGAACACGCGTGATACGCAGCTGCTGTTCGAACTCTCCAAGCCCGGACGGCGGGCCACGCGACTGCCGGTCTGCGACGTACCCGAGAGCCGTGTCGCGGACCTGCTGCCCAGTTCGATGCTGGCGGAGAACCTGCCGGCGCTGCCGGAGCTTTCTGAGCCGGCGGTGGTGCGGCACTTTGTTAATTTGTCGACCCAGAACATGAGCGTCGACACGCACTTCTACCCGCTCGGCTCGTGCACGATGAAGCACAACCCCAAGCGGAACGAGCGGGCCGCGGCCCTGTCGGGCATGGCGGACGTGCACCCCTACCAGCCGACGGAGTCGCTGCAAGGGATGCTCCGGCTGCTCTACGAGATGCAGCAGTACCTCAGCGAGATTTCGGGCCTGCCCGCGTGCAGCCTGCAGCCGGCCGCTGGGGCGCACGGCGAATTGGCGGCCTTGTGGGTGGCGGCGGCGTACTACCGCGACCGCGGCGAAGCCCGCACCAAGGTGCTCGTTCCGGACAGCGCCCACGGCACCAACCCGGCCAGCGCGGTGATGGCGGGTTTCCAGACGGTTACCGTCAAGACGCTGCCGACCGGCGCGGTCGACATGGACGATTTTCACTCGAAGCTCGACGATCAGATCGCCGTCTTCATGATCACCAACCCGAACACGGTAGGCGTGTTTGAGCCGTCGATGCGGGCGATTGCGGACGCGGTGCACGCCAAGGGCGGCCTGATCTACCTCGACGGAGCCAACATGAATGCGGTGCTCGGGGTGGCCCGGCCCGGCGACTTTGGCGCCGATATGCAGCACTACAACCCGCACAAGACCTTCAGTGGGCCGCACGGCGGCGGTGGGCCCGGAGCCGGCCCAATCTGTGTCAGCGAGGCGCTCGCGCCCTACCTGCCGACTCCGCTCGTGGTAAAGCAGGGCGACGCCTACGCCCTGGAGTTCGACCGCCCCAAATCGATTGGCCGCGTGCGGTCGTTCTTCGCGAACACCGGCGTCCTGGTGCGGGCCTACTGCTACATCCGCGCCCACGGGCCCGACGGCCTGCGGCGGGTGAGCGACATGGCTGTCCTGAACGCCAACTACCTGTTGAGTAAGGTGAAGCACTTCCTGCCGGTTCCTCAGGGGGACCGCTGCATGCACGAGTTTGTCGCGACCGGCGCCAAGCTCAAGGCAGAAAAGGGCGTCAGCGCGATGGATGTCGCCAAGCGGCTGCTCGACTATGGCTACCACGCGCCGACGGTCTACTTCCCGCTGACCGTCAAGGAAGCGATCATGGTCGAGCCGACCGAGACTGAGAGCAAAGAGACCCTCGATCACTTCGCGGAGACGCTCTTCCGGATCACCGAGGAAGACCCCGAGTTGCTGCACGACGCGCCGCACACCACCACGATCAGCAGGCCCGACGAAGTCCAGGCCGCGCGGCAGCCGGTGATGTGCTACTGTGGCTGA